The genomic window CACCCACAAAGGCAGGAAGGAATGAGTGGTGAATATTAATAATCTTATTGGGGAACAAATCAATAAATTCAGGCGAAAGTATTTGCATATAACGAGCAAGAACAATAAATGTAACACCTTTCTCTCTTAACAATGCAATCTCTTTAGCCTCTTGCTCTGCTTTATTCTCTTTGGTAATTGGAAAGTAGGCATAATCAATACCAAATTGTTTTGCAACAATCTCCATATCGGGGTGGTTACTAACAATAATAGGGATTTCAACATCCCACTCTCCTGCAGCATAACGAGCAAGAAGATCGTAAATACAGTGCGACATTTTTGAAACAAAAATTGCCATTCTTGGCTTTTGGTCGCTGAAATAAAGTTTGAAATCCATATTATATTTCTGACCATAAAGAGTGCCAAAGAACTCTTCAATCTTCTCTTGTGGAATAATAAAATTAGTCAAATCCCACTCCAATCGCATAAAAAATATCTTGTTGGTACGATCAACATATTGGTCTAGGTAAAGAATATTACCTCCATTCTTTGTAATAAACTCTGTCATAACAGCAATAATACCCGGTTGGTCAGGACAGTGCATCAATAAAATTGCACTTTTGCTGTTAGTTTTCTTCTCTTGCATACTGATAATATTTTTCAAATTGCGAAGATACAAAAAAATGTGCAATTTTTACTTATTTTATAAAGTAATTATTGCACAAATTTTACTTATTGTAACTAATTATTAGTTTTCACTTATCAGTTATTAGAAGTTGTGGTTGATATGAGAAAGGCTAAAAGGGTTGAAAGGTCTAAAAGGATGTAAGAGGAACTACAGTGTATCTTTATGCTCGTTTCTCCACTTTAAGCGTATAATGCATCATCAAACTTTACCCTTTAACCCTTAAAGGCATTTTTACACGTAGTGCTGTACTAATTTCTAATCCCTCATTTCTAATTAAAAGCCTTTTCCTGCCTTTATCCCTTTTTGCCCTTTAAAGGCATTTTGGGCAACTAATGGCTATAAGCAGATAACTTTTTTACTCGTTTTTATATTTTCTTCAAAATTATGATAAACTATTATAATTACCTATAATTGTCTTACTAAGTTATCAACAAATACAAAAAAATATAGCCTGCTTTTGCAGGCTATACATTATATTTTAATAGTCTTGTTTATTTTATCTTCTTCGTAATAGCATAACTCAGATAATGTCCTTTGTATTAAACAAGGACTAAAATTTTGGCGTGCAATAAGTAGTTTTTTTAATATATCTGTAAGACCTCCTATTTTGCTAATATATTTTTTTGATCTTAATATTGAAACTATACGATTATTTGTCACTTGGGGTATGACATTTCGTTTTTCATATTCATCTATACCATCAATTAAAAGGTTTGTGTCTGAGCTTTTTTCTAATTGTATAATTATATATTGAGCATCTTTTATTAAAGCTTGGTAAACATGATTATATTCTTCTAATTTAAAAAACAATTTAATTTCTTCCTTGTCTTTATTTTGGGGAAATAAAAACTCTAATGCAAAAACAACCTTATTATGTCTGTCAATTAAAGAATTAACAAATTGTTTAGCTTCCATTATAGAATTTGCATTATTTTTATTTATTAGATTAAATAAATCTATTATGTCATTTTGATTAAATGCATTGTAATAATCAATACAATTTGACTTTAAATTTTCCAACCATTGACTTTTTTTCTGATATTCAAGTATGCTAATTTGAAGTTGACGATTATTTTCATACACTCTCCTGTTTTCTTTATTTTGTCTCTCATTATCTTTTCTCTGTATGTATAGAATTATAAAAGCTGCAGATGCACTTATAATAGCTCCTAAATATCCTCCCCAAAACATTAGCCAATCAACACCTGAACCAACACTTTCAAATAATCTTGGTTTGAGTATTAAACTGTTTATAAGTATAGGGATGATCACAATGCATATTATACATATCCCTGAAGCTATAAGTATTTTTTTAAAAATTTCTTTATTCCAAATCATAATCTGTTTAATTGATTTATAGATTTTTTCTTCAGATTCTTTGTTATTCATATTCTACCTTATTAAATTATTTTCTCCAAAGTTAAAACTAAGTTTTTTATTTTCCTCATACTTAGCAATCAAGTTTTCAACATTGTTGATAATAAAATAGTCTGCGGAAGTGCAGACTATAATGGTGGTCAGTGTAACTGATAACTTACAATTTAAAGCAGACCTCTGACAAATAGAGTTTTTTCTCTCATTTATTTTTAAATTTGAGATAATTACAGTAAAATATATTCGCGAATATGCCTCTTAATTTAGTATTTATGCGTGTTTGAAAATATTTTTATATTCCATAGTTTTAGGTAACTTTCAGTATTATATTTGTAGTAAATATTAAATTCTAATTAAACTGTAAATAATGAAAGGAAAAGATGAAAGAAAAGCCGCTGCTAAAGCCGTTGGAAAATATCTTGATAAGATAGATCCTCATACCCCTTATCAAGCGAAAGTAAAGCTTGATATTAATCATATTTCTAACACTTTAAGAAGTAATGATTTTGAGAGCATAATTACATGTACTAAAATTATGTCCAGCGATTATGGGTATTTATTTATAAGAAAGGGATTTGTTGAAACCTCAGAGTCTGTTATTCGTTCTAAAGGGCATATATGGAATTATAACAATCTTATGAAAATGAAAGATTGTTTATCTACTACTCTAATATTAGACTGTGCAGTATCATCAGTAGAAGAAGTCATTCCTGAGTATGCCTTTGATAAAATTATTAGAGGGCATGGGTTAGATTGATTTGAGTTAATTATAATTGATATTGTTTATTATAAGTATTAAATAAGAATTTTCAAATATTAATTATTTTTATAAGATCTGATACATAATTAGGGATTGTCTTTTTAAGTACTACAATATTCATGTGGCGAGTCATAGCATTTCTTATTTCTTGTTGAAAACAAACGATTTCGAGAACTATAATTTTCGTCAGGTAACGATTTAGAAACAAGCGAAGTTCCCTTATCTCTTATTCTGCATTATTGAAAAGAACGCTTTTTCATAGGTGCTAAGGTAGCATTATTTTTTATAATACCATTAACCTATTCCTCTTTTACTTTAAGTATAGATTTAAACCATTCTTTTCGAATATTACTATTTAGTTCTATTTGTTTAATCAATTTATCTCGTATATCTTTTGTTAATTCTTGTGCATATAATGTCGCTTTTTCACAATTGATTAGATAATCAAAAGCATCATCAATTGTCTTTTCAGAAATTTCAGGGTTATGTCCATGGCAACCATCAAAAATAAATTTGATAGTCTCATATAATGCTGGCTGTTTTATCACAGCCAATGCTAAATGTCGTGCAGATTCAGTATTATCCCGTTCAGGATTATTAAATACATATACTTTGTTTTTCATATTATAATTAAATATTGCGAATATATGTATGATTTTACATATACCGTATATGTTATTGTAAAAAGTTATCAACAAATACAAAAAAATATAGCCTGCTTTTGCAGGCTATTTACTATACAATAAAATTGTCTTTAATGGAAGTTGTTGTGTTATATATATACGCTCATAATCAGATATAAAATTAGATTCAAGACTCGATCCACCAACAGAGTAACCGCGTTCTTCTAAAGGAAGTCCAATACACAACCAATATTCATCAAAATATTCTCCATACGAAGTTTTATATCCTATTAATTTTTTTTCTTTTTTGCTAATGGCATTATATATACATTGAATTGGTATTCTTGACAAGAAACCTTCATATTGAAAATTAAAGAAGATATTACCTTTTTGGGTATCTACATCAGTATATTCACTTTTTGATAAAGATTCAATATATTCTGATTTCTTGCTTTTCCCATTTTGAAGAAATTCCTCTATCTCTTTGAGGAAATCTAAATTTGTTTTAAGCCCTTTAGTTGCGTATGTCTTTTTCTTTAAGAGAATATCTATCTTAAAATAAGACATT from Bacteroidales bacterium includes these protein-coding regions:
- the purU gene encoding formyltetrahydrofolate deformylase → MQEKKTNSKSAILLMHCPDQPGIIAVMTEFITKNGGNILYLDQYVDRTNKIFFMRLEWDLTNFIIPQEKIEEFFGTLYGQKYNMDFKLYFSDQKPRMAIFVSKMSHCIYDLLARYAAGEWDVEIPIIVSNHPDMEIVAKQFGIDYAYFPITKENKAEQEAKEIALLREKGVTFIVLARYMQILSPEFIDLFPNKIINIHHSFLPAFVGAKPYHAAFERGVKLIGATSHYVTSDLDAGPIIEQDITRISHKDTIDNLVGKGRDLEKIVLSRAVAKHIDRKILVYKNKTIVFN